The proteins below come from a single Ruegeria sp. THAF33 genomic window:
- the pyrC gene encoding dihydroorotase, whose product MTALIFTNARLIDPETGTDSPGWLHIADGLIHGKGNGDAPVADTQVIDCGGKCLAPGIVDIGVKVCEPGERHKESYKSAGLAAAAGGVTTIVTRPDTLPAVDTPETLEFATRRAQADAPVNVLPMAALTKGREGREMTEIGFLQDAGAVAFTDCDHVITNTKVFSRALTYAKSCGALVIAHPQDPGLSHGAAATSGKFAVLRGLPAVSPMAERMGLDRDIALLEMTGAAYHADQITTARALPALERAKRNGLDITAGTSIHHLTLNELDVADYRTFFKVKPPLRSEDDRQAVIEAVRTGLIDTISSMHTPQDEESKRLPFEEAASGAVALETLLPAALRLYHADQLDLPTLFRVMALNPAKRLGLESGRLSEGAPADLLLFDPDVPFVLDRFALKSKSQNTPFDGQRMQGKVISTYVAGKEVFRSS is encoded by the coding sequence ATGACCGCCTTGATCTTCACCAACGCCCGCCTGATCGACCCTGAAACCGGCACGGACAGTCCTGGCTGGCTGCACATTGCCGACGGCCTCATTCACGGCAAGGGCAACGGCGACGCGCCCGTTGCTGACACCCAGGTCATCGACTGCGGGGGCAAGTGCCTCGCCCCCGGCATCGTCGATATCGGCGTCAAGGTGTGTGAGCCGGGCGAACGGCACAAGGAAAGCTACAAATCCGCAGGCCTCGCTGCCGCAGCCGGTGGTGTCACCACCATTGTCACCCGCCCGGATACACTGCCCGCGGTCGATACGCCAGAAACGCTGGAATTCGCGACCCGGCGCGCGCAGGCGGATGCGCCGGTCAACGTGCTGCCGATGGCCGCGCTGACCAAGGGGCGCGAAGGGCGTGAGATGACGGAAATCGGGTTCTTGCAGGACGCAGGCGCCGTGGCCTTTACCGATTGCGATCACGTCATCACCAATACCAAGGTGTTTTCCCGCGCACTGACCTATGCGAAATCCTGCGGCGCGCTGGTGATTGCCCACCCGCAAGATCCGGGCCTGAGCCATGGCGCCGCGGCCACCAGCGGCAAATTCGCCGTCCTGCGCGGATTGCCTGCGGTCTCGCCCATGGCCGAGCGCATGGGGCTGGACCGTGACATCGCGCTGTTGGAAATGACGGGCGCGGCCTATCACGCCGACCAGATCACCACCGCCCGCGCCCTGCCCGCGCTGGAACGGGCCAAGCGCAACGGGCTGGACATCACTGCCGGCACCTCGATCCATCACCTGACGCTGAACGAACTGGACGTGGCCGACTATCGTACCTTCTTCAAGGTCAAGCCTCCGCTGCGGTCCGAGGATGACCGGCAGGCGGTGATCGAGGCGGTGCGCACCGGCCTGATCGACACGATCAGTTCGATGCACACGCCGCAGGACGAAGAAAGCAAACGCCTGCCGTTTGAAGAGGCCGCCTCGGGCGCGGTGGCGCTGGAAACGCTCTTGCCGGCGGCATTGCGCCTGTATCATGCCGACCAGTTGGACCTGCCGACCCTGTTCCGGGTGATGGCATTGAACCCGGCCAAACGGCTTGGTCTGGAAAGCGGCCGATTGTCGGAAGGCGCGCCGGCGGATCTGCTTCTGTTCGACCCGGATGTGCCTTTTGTGCTTGATCGCTTTGCCTTAAAATCCAAATCTCAGAACACGCCATTTGACGGCCAGCGGATGCAAGGTAAGGTCATTTCGACCTATGTTGCAGGTAAAGAAGTGTTCCGGAGTTCCTAA